A segment of the Bacillus sp. es.034 genome:
CCTCTTTTACCATTCTATCATAACGTAAATATGAAGAATTTTCTATTCTGTTATGATTCCATCTTGTGACATTTCCGTGTCATCCTCTGAATAATGTTTCAAGAAGTAAACGAGTGACTGAAGTTCCACCGCCAAGTCGATATGATGGACGCGGATATGGTCGGGCACCGTCAATCTCGCAGGGGTGAAATTCAGTATCCCCTTTATATTCGAAGAAACCAATCGGTCTGTGATATTCTGAGCAGAGGATGCCGGCACCGTCAGGATCGCTACTTCAATATCATGCCCCACAAGCTTCTCTTCTAAATCATCTAAATGAAAAACGGGTACATCGCTGATTTGCGTCCCGACCTTCTTTTCATCTACTTCGAATGCCATTTCGATTTTCGTATTATTATTCTTGATGAAATTATAATGAAGAAACGCTGTACCAAGATTCCCCACCCCGATCAGCACAACCTTCGTAAGGGCATCCTGATCCAGTGTCTTACGGA
Coding sequences within it:
- a CDS encoding redox-sensing transcriptional repressor Rex, whose protein sequence is MNQDTTKIPQATAKRLPLYYRFIKNLYSSGKQRVSSKELSEAVKVDSATIRRDFSYFGALGKKGYGYNVNYLLSFFRKTLDQDALTKVVLIGVGNLGTAFLHYNFIKNNNTKIEMAFEVDEKKVGTQISDVPVFHLDDLEEKLVGHDIEVAILTVPASSAQNITDRLVSSNIKGILNFTPARLTVPDHIRVHHIDLAVELQSLVYFLKHYSEDDTEMSQDGIITE